The Amblyomma americanum isolate KBUSLIRL-KWMA chromosome 5, ASM5285725v1, whole genome shotgun sequence genome window below encodes:
- the LOC144133429 gene encoding alpha-ketoglutarate-dependent dioxygenase alkB homolog 4, translating to MEPKCSCKGVRSCLTCEGVKEPSKHAISKRKVRHPFTLCADCRLCWPGWLNASTEGAQNSSGYLPPLKIPGIEIYEEFLTHEEEASLAEAIDTREWVGSQSGRLKQDFGPRVNFKKKRVRVGEFAGLPAYFTSVEQKMARCPVVSDFEAVELCNLDYSPKRGSCIDPHYDDWWLWGPRLVTFNLLSDTVLTLSRPEQHWMLTDEDLIDEPSTPANRLAGPGGDCEVVAVSHDKNVCKSWSDDFKDSISLRTPPRLCAVQVALPRRSMVVLYGDARYKWHHSILREDITSRRIAMTVRELSEEFLEGGASCEFGAQLLEISKLRV from the coding sequence ATGGAACCTAAGTGTTCTTGCAAGGGCGTGAGGTCCTGCCTCACTTGCGAAGGGGTCAAGGAGCCCAGCAAGCACGCTATTTCCAAACGTAAGGTGCGACACCCGTTCACGTTGTGTGCCGACTGCCGGCTCTGTTGGCCCGGCTGGTTAAATGCGTCGACGGAAGGAGCCCAGAACAGTAGCGGCTACTTGCCGCCGCTCAAGATACCGGGCATCGAAATCTACGAGGAGTTCCTCACACACGAAGAGGAAGCGAGCCTCGCCGAGGCGATCGACACTCGTGAGTGGGTCGGATCTCAGTCGGGCCGTCTTAAACAGGACTTCGGGCCGCGCGTCAACTTCAAGAAAAAACGCGTCAGAGTCGGCGAGTTTGCGGGCCTGCCGGCATATTTTACAAGCGTCGAGCAGAAGATGGCCCGGTGTCCCGTCGTGTCCGACTTCGAAGCGGTCGAGCTGTGCAATCTCGACTACAGCCCCAAGCGTGGATCGTGCATAGACCCTCACTACGACGACTGGTGGCTCTGGGGTCCGCGGCTCGTCACCTTTAACCTCCTGTCCGACACGGTGCTGACGTTGTCCAGGCCCGAGCAGCACTGGATGCTCACCGACGAAGACCTCATCGACGAACCGTCGACTCCCGCTAATCGCCTGGCCGGGCCAGGCGGCGATTGCGAGGTCGTCGCCGTCTCACATGACAAAAACGTGTGCAAGTCGTGGAGCGACGACTTTAAGGACTCCATATCGTTGCGGACTCCGCCTCGGTTGTGCGCCGTGCAGGTCGCGTTGCCCCGGCGTTCCATGGTAGTGTTGTACGGCGACGCCCGTTACAAGTGGCACCATTCGATCCTGAGGGAAGACATAACCAGCCGTAGGATCGCCATGACAGTGCGCGAACTGTCCGAGGAGTTCCTCGAAGGGGGCGCCTCGTGCGAGTTTGGCGCGCAACTGCTGGAAATTTCTAAGTTGCGTGTGTGA
- the LOC144133430 gene encoding V-type proton ATPase subunit e-like, protein MGPSDIPLIMNSAFWFIFGAVLPWFVPKGENRGVIQAIMVITAVCCYTFWLGPFMMQYHPLIGPQLDTVTAHMMYEEWK, encoded by the exons ATGGGTCCGAGTGACATCCCACTGATCATGAACTCCGCTTTCTGGTTCATTTTCGGAGCTGTGCTGCCATGGTTTGTTCCTAAAGGCGAGAACAGGGG GGTAATTCAAGCCATCATGGTGATTACGGCAGTTTGCTGTTATACCTT CTGGCTCGGCCCGTTCATGATGCAGTACCACCCACTCATTGGGCCTCAACTGGATACTGTCACAGCTCACATGATGTACGAGGAATGGAAATGA
- the LOC144133431 gene encoding V-type proton ATPase subunit e 2-like: MGASATPVTLFTLFWLAVGAVAPWFVPKGNNRGLIQTMISTTAAMCYTFWLCAYMSQMNPLIGPLLNNKTVIIMRHEWM, from the exons ATGGGTGCTTCTGCAACTCCAGTCACCTTGTTCACACTCTTCTGGCTTGCTGTGGGCGCCGTTGCTCCGTGGTTCGTGCCGAAGGGAAACAACCGCGG GCTGATCCAGACTATGATTTCGACCACTGCCGCCATGTGTTACACATT CTGGCTGTGCGCCTACATGTCACAAATGAATCCCCTGATTGGACCTCTTCTGAACAACAAGACCGTAATCATCATGCGACATGAATGGATGTAG